In Proteus vulgaris, one DNA window encodes the following:
- a CDS encoding SDR family oxidoreductase, whose amino-acid sequence MKRITIVGLGWLGLPLAAALRDAGYQVKGTKTTEDGVEAARMSGVDCCLVNLTPAIECDRDDFDYLMETDVLIITLPPSAAGGGYDYVEAIQTLVDSAMSRHVTRVIYISSTSVYGNQTGNITEEMDIRPETQSAKMLAEVENWLHRLPLTTVDILRLAGLVGPGRHAGRFLSGKKQVKGAHQCVNLVHLDDVIFAVEQLLAQNEGGHLYNLCAPIHPKKKDFYSRVSSQLDLIPPEFADEEKPLIREIDGQEICRDLGFHYHYPDPDKMPMN is encoded by the coding sequence ATGAAACGAATAACCATCGTTGGATTAGGTTGGTTAGGTTTACCACTTGCCGCTGCGTTGCGTGATGCAGGTTATCAAGTTAAAGGGACTAAAACCACCGAAGATGGCGTAGAAGCAGCAAGAATGAGTGGCGTTGATTGCTGTTTAGTGAATTTAACACCCGCAATTGAATGTGATAGAGATGATTTTGATTACTTAATGGAAACTGACGTACTGATCATCACGTTGCCACCAAGTGCCGCTGGTGGCGGTTATGATTATGTTGAAGCTATTCAAACGTTAGTGGATAGTGCAATGTCTCGCCATGTTACAAGAGTGATTTACATTAGCTCTACTTCTGTATATGGCAATCAAACAGGTAATATCACAGAAGAAATGGATATTCGACCAGAAACACAATCGGCAAAAATGTTAGCTGAAGTTGAAAACTGGTTACATCGTTTACCGTTAACCACTGTTGATATTCTTCGATTAGCTGGGTTAGTTGGCCCCGGTCGTCATGCCGGACGTTTTTTATCGGGTAAAAAACAAGTAAAAGGCGCGCATCAGTGTGTCAATTTAGTTCATTTAGATGATGTGATTTTTGCGGTTGAACAACTGCTTGCACAAAATGAAGGCGGCCATTTATATAATTTATGTGCCCCAATTCATCCTAAAAAGAAAGATTTTTACTCAAGAGTATCCTCTCAACTTGATCTTATTCCCCCTGAATTTGCAGATGAAGAGAAGCCGTTAATACGGGAAATTGACGGTCAGGAGATCTGTCGAGATCTTGGATTCCATTATCATTATCCAGATCCCGACAAAATGCCAATGAATTAA
- a CDS encoding glutathione S-transferase family protein yields the protein MLKVWGRKNSSNVKKVLWCLKELNVPYEQIDVGGPFGGLNEANYLAMNPNASIPTLQDDDFVLWESNTIIRYLCSKHENNALYPIDPKQRVNVEKWMDWSNGSLFSPIQQMMIMIVRTPKEQQNPELVEALKEKLNKLIKIADNQLAKTTYFAGDEISLADIAIAPLVYPWLEVCKDRPHFPHIERWFAQLSERSIFRDVVLLPIS from the coding sequence ATGTTAAAAGTCTGGGGTAGAAAAAACTCATCTAACGTTAAAAAAGTTCTTTGGTGCTTAAAGGAGTTAAACGTACCTTATGAGCAAATTGATGTTGGTGGTCCATTTGGTGGACTCAATGAAGCAAATTATTTAGCAATGAATCCCAACGCTTCTATCCCAACATTACAAGATGATGACTTTGTTTTATGGGAGTCTAATACCATTATTCGTTATTTATGCTCAAAACATGAGAATAACGCACTCTATCCAATTGATCCTAAACAACGAGTAAATGTAGAAAAATGGATGGATTGGTCAAATGGCAGCCTATTTTCACCTATTCAACAAATGATGATAATGATTGTTCGCACACCTAAAGAGCAACAGAACCCCGAGCTTGTTGAAGCATTAAAAGAAAAGCTTAACAAACTGATCAAAATTGCAGATAACCAACTGGCAAAAACAACTTATTTTGCTGGAGATGAAATCTCTCTTGCTGATATCGCTATCGCGCCACTGGTTTATCCATGGCTCGAGGTTTGTAAAGATAGACCTCACTTCCCACATATTGAGCGCTGGTTTGCACAATTAAGTGAAAGATCTATTTTCCGTGATGTCGTGTTACTACCTATAAGTTAA